From Streptomyces sp. NBC_00237, a single genomic window includes:
- a CDS encoding TetR/AcrR family transcriptional regulator: MTTTDRQGAAKRDTYTPETLLAVAVSVFNERGYDGTSMEHLSKAAGISKSSIYHHVSGKEELLRRAVSRALDGLFAALEEPRAQSGRAIERVEHVTRRTVEVLMAELPYVTLLLRVRGNTQTERWALERRREFDQQVADLLKAAAADGDLRADVDIRLATRLLFGMINSLVEWYRPHPDGAAEQEQLVDTVVRMAFDGLRTD; the protein is encoded by the coding sequence ATGACCACCACGGACCGTCAGGGCGCGGCCAAGCGGGACACGTACACCCCGGAGACGCTGCTCGCCGTGGCGGTGAGCGTCTTCAACGAGCGCGGCTACGACGGCACGTCCATGGAGCACCTCTCCAAGGCGGCCGGGATCTCCAAGTCGTCCATCTACCACCACGTCTCCGGCAAGGAGGAGCTGCTGCGGCGTGCGGTCAGCAGGGCGCTGGACGGGCTGTTCGCCGCTCTGGAGGAGCCGAGGGCACAGAGCGGGCGGGCCATCGAGCGCGTCGAACACGTCACGCGGCGCACCGTCGAGGTGCTGATGGCGGAACTGCCGTACGTGACCCTCCTCCTGAGGGTGCGCGGAAACACCCAGACGGAGCGGTGGGCGCTGGAGCGGCGGCGCGAGTTCGACCAGCAGGTCGCGGACCTGCTGAAGGCGGCGGCCGCCGACGGGGACCTGCGGGCCGACGTGGACATCCGGCTGGCGACGCGGCTGCTCTTCGGGATGATCAACTCGCTGGTGGAGTGGTACCGGCCGCATCCCGACGGGGCCGCGGAGCAGGAGCAGCTGGTGGACACCGTCGTACGGATGGCCTTCGACGGGCTGCGTACGGACTGA